In Desulfoferula mesophila, the genomic window TCGCGGGCAATTATGGCCCCGTGTATAAGCATGCCTCCCCGGCGTTCCACAATCGCCGCGGCCAAAGGGACGACAAAGGTCATGTTGGGGTCAATGGCGTCACAGACCAGTACCTCGCCGTTCTCAAATGCAAACAAATCTTGCGGGTCTTGGACCACCCTGGCATGACCAGAGGCCCATCCCTCGCTCGCCGGCTGGCCTACCAGCTGCCGGGCCTTGAAGGACAAGACAGCTTTCCCTTTCTTTTTTGCCCTGGATTTTTGGGGGGGTGCTGGAGCCCGGCCGTTTTCAAGCGCTAGCAAGACGTCCTCAGCTTGGAGGTCCTTTGGCATAGCACCCCATTTAGCGCTCAGCCTAGCAACACCCTCTGAAACCGCGCGTGCAAGCTCCCCCTCGAGCCTCCCCAAATAGATGTTGTCGTCGTCCCTTAACCGGTAACTGGCCCTGCCTATCTCTAGCAGTTCCAAGGCATACGGTGACTGGGTAACCGCAAAACTCCGAATAAATTCCCGTTCCAGTTCCCCCTTGTCGGAGCTCAGCGCCTCCTCTGCCGGCGCTGAGGTGTTGGCATACCTAGCCGCAAGCCTAGCCACCGTCTTGCGGTTCAACCGGAACTCGCGCCCCCCCCAAGATGTGTCACCATAAAGGGAGATATATTGATCAATCAAGGAAAGAAAATGTGGAAATCCTGCCATGTCTCCCTCTTGAGACACGGCGTGGGCCAGGGTGGGGTCCGCCGCTATTAATTGGCCTATTTCCCAAAGGCATCGGTTCCGGCTGGTGCTCTGCAGCCTTGAACCGGATAGCAGTTGCATAAACTCATATGGGTCTTGGGGTGCCAGACGGTCATTGTAGACTTGGCCAAAAAGCCTCATTCCGTGTGCAAAAGGAATGCATTCCCGCCAGTAATCATCGACTCCCTTTTGAACTATTTTTTGGCGTCGTCTTATCTCTGTGACCAATTCACGGTCCGTAAGACGGCTGAGATTATTAGCGGCCAGTTCACGGGATTGACGTTCCATTTCTGGAAGCAAGGTCTCCTCGATTGACTTCCGCAGGGCCTTAAGGTTCTCGATGCTTCGCTTTAGGCCCAGATAGCGTCTCCGTTCATCATCCTCCCCCGAAACTGCCAGGGTGGTAATGTTGCGTGATTGCAGAATGTGGAATTCATGGTCTTCAAGGGTCCATTCCATGTCTTGGGGAGCGCCGAAAGCCACTTCCAGGCTGCGGGAAATTTGGAATATTTCTATAACCTGTGCGGAGCTTAGGGGCGGTTGTTGCTGCTGCTTTTCGGGCAGGGCTTCGGCCACTGAACCTTCAGGTCCCGGCGCAATCGCCATGCGCCGCTGGGCCCCCCGGTGCTCAACAATATGCCCTGTTGCCCGGTCCAACTCCCAGTGGTCTGGCTCGATGGAACCGTCCACCAAGCCCTGATTCAACCCGTAGACCGCCTCTACCGAAGCGCGGGACTTGTCCAGGGGATTCATGCTGAAAGCAACGCCGGAGCTTTGCCCGACAACCATCTCTTGCACCACTACGGCCATGGCGCTTGCAAAAGGATCTAATGCCAGTTCCTGCCGGTACAACAGGGCTCGGTCGGACCAAAGCGAGGCCCAGACCAATTTAATGTGCTTGAGTATGCTATGGATGCCGCGGACATTAATAAATGACTCGTGCAGCCCGGCGAAGGAGGCTTGAGCCGAGTCTTCGGCCAGGGCTGAGGAGCGTAGCGAGACCGGACGGTCTCCAAAAAGGTGGTTCACGCCATCCTCTATGGCCTGTGACAAGTCGCTAGGT contains:
- a CDS encoding PEP/pyruvate-binding domain-containing protein, producing the protein MNWILTLDEIEPSSEVGGKARALAALKRQGLKVPAALCLPAVAYRYYLSRNGLDQRISLELGKKSFDNMRWEELWDVSLRLRNVFGKAEIPSDLSQAIEDGVNHLFGDRPVSLRSSALAEDSAQASFAGLHESFINVRGIHSILKHIKLVWASLWSDRALLYRQELALDPFASAMAVVVQEMVVGQSSGVAFSMNPLDKSRASVEAVYGLNQGLVDGSIEPDHWELDRATGHIVEHRGAQRRMAIAPGPEGSVAEALPEKQQQQPPLSSAQVIEIFQISRSLEVAFGAPQDMEWTLEDHEFHILQSRNITTLAVSGEDDERRRYLGLKRSIENLKALRKSIEETLLPEMERQSRELAANNLSRLTDRELVTEIRRRQKIVQKGVDDYWRECIPFAHGMRLFGQVYNDRLAPQDPYEFMQLLSGSRLQSTSRNRCLWEIGQLIAADPTLAHAVSQEGDMAGFPHFLSLIDQYISLYGDTSWGGREFRLNRKTVARLAARYANTSAPAEEALSSDKGELEREFIRSFAVTQSPYALELLEIGRASYRLRDDDNIYLGRLEGELARAVSEGVARLSAKWGAMPKDLQAEDVLLALENGRAPAPPQKSRAKKKGKAVLSFKARQLVGQPASEGWASGHARVVQDPQDLFAFENGEVLVCDAIDPNMTFVVPLAAAIVERRGGMLIHGAIIAREHNIPCVTGVPEAVNLISTGDMLSVDGNLGIVTVGSNSLPVD